The Pelosinus sp. IPA-1 genome contains a region encoding:
- the pfkA gene encoding 6-phosphofructokinase gives MLKRIAVMTSGGDSPGMNAAIRAVVRVAIHEGVEVWGIYNGYAGMYEDKMVKLESRSVGDILQRGGTFLGTARCEVFRTLEGRQKAAENLRRRGIEGLIVIGGDGSLTGAQLLSELGIAVVGLPGTIDNDIWGTDYTIGFDTAINTVVDALNKLRDTASSHGRVMVLEVMGRNSGWIAMTAGLAGGAEQILIPEMSVNLDEVCQKLRTSHDNGKKYSVVVVAEGVGSALAIGEKIAADTGLDTRVSVLGHIQRGGSPSVFDRILASTLAEHAVLALISGISNVLFGSRNGAVVPIDLADAIGHKRTIDTSTFRLAGVLSQ, from the coding sequence ATGTTAAAACGTATTGCTGTCATGACAAGTGGTGGTGATTCTCCTGGAATGAATGCAGCGATTCGTGCAGTGGTGCGTGTAGCAATTCATGAAGGCGTAGAGGTATGGGGTATTTATAACGGCTATGCGGGTATGTATGAAGATAAAATGGTGAAACTTGAGTCAAGATCTGTGGGAGATATTTTGCAGCGGGGGGGAACTTTTTTAGGAACTGCACGCTGTGAAGTATTTAGAACACTAGAAGGGCGACAAAAGGCTGCAGAAAATTTACGCCGTCGTGGCATTGAAGGTCTTATTGTTATTGGTGGGGATGGATCCTTAACAGGTGCCCAATTGTTATCGGAACTCGGAATTGCTGTAGTTGGTCTTCCTGGTACCATTGATAATGATATTTGGGGTACAGATTATACAATTGGTTTTGATACAGCGATCAATACTGTAGTAGATGCCCTCAACAAACTGCGGGATACCGCTTCATCCCATGGCAGAGTAATGGTGCTTGAAGTTATGGGGCGCAATTCTGGCTGGATTGCTATGACTGCCGGACTTGCAGGTGGAGCAGAGCAAATTCTAATTCCAGAAATGAGTGTAAATTTAGACGAAGTATGTCAAAAGCTACGTACAAGTCATGATAATGGGAAAAAATATAGCGTGGTAGTTGTTGCCGAAGGAGTAGGCAGTGCTCTAGCTATTGGCGAAAAAATCGCTGCTGACACGGGTCTTGATACTAGAGTATCTGTATTAGGACATATACAACGAGGTGGGTCACCTAGCGTATTTGATCGCATTTTAGCTAGTACATTGGCTGAACATGCAGTCTTAGCTCTAATTTCAGGAATATCCAATGTATTATTCGGTTCTCGGAATGGAGCCGTTGTTCCAATTGATTTAGCAGATGCGATAGGACACAAGCGGACAATTGATACCTCCACATTCCGGTTAGCCGGCGTATTGTCTCAGTAA